In the Plasmodium yoelii strain 17X genome assembly, chromosome: 3 genome, one interval contains:
- a CDS encoding PIR protein — protein MDKDVCQTFTALRNSFSYVDKDESYQFVNDEDFQKYCTDVNCDDDAGKINARCLYIFDTFFKDKSEFETVAKGNIFIVQYILIWLSYVLSLIKSEENDSIGSFYKKYINESNKYTNNITYTGLYKGYKDLIDENNYILSMDKSIISKLYDSFSTLCDIYIEFDANDSNCEKSSEKARQFVETYKKIIIDHNIGENIRYFYVLINLLTDYGNLKKKCGIFPSTPDIKKIISEATSSSIANKLIPILSILVAIPIFLGIAYKYSLFGFRKRGQKQHLREKLKK, from the exons ATGGATAAGGacgtg TGTCAAACGTTCACTGCTTTAAGGAACTCGTTTTCCTATGTGGACAAAGATGAAAGCTATCAATTTGTAAATGATGAAGATTTCCAAAAGTACTGTACTGATGTAAATTGTGATGATGATGCCGGTAAAATTAATGCTagatgtttatatatttttgatacATTCTTTAAGGATAAGTCTGAGTTTGAAACGGTTGCAAAAGGAAACATCTTTATTGTTCAATACattttgatatggttaagttatgtGTTAAGTCTGATCAAAAGTGAAGAAAACGACAGTATAGGctctttttataaaaaatatataaatgaaagtAATAAgtatactaataatataacatatacTGGTCTTTATAAAGgttataaggatcttatagatgaaaataattatattttaagtaTGGATAAGAgcattatatctaaattatatgattcATTTAGTACATTATGTGACATATATATTGAGTTTGATGCAAACGACTCAAATTGCGAGAAATCTTCTGAAAAAGCTCGTCAATTTGttgaaacatataaaaaaattatcatagaTCATAACATTGGTGAAAATATCCgctatttttatgtattgattaatttattaactgATTATggcaatttaaaaaaaaaatgtggaaTTTTCCCATCCACTccagatataaaaaaaataatttctgAAGCTACATCAAGTTCGATagcaaacaaattaattccaattttatcgatattagttgcaataccaattttcttgggaattgcttataag tattcgttatttggatttcggaaacgaggtcaaaaacaacatttaagagaaaagctaaaaaaataa
- a CDS encoding PIR protein, with product MNKQVCGKFMNVWEFFPDKLNEGKYEFINNNFLDGYCVSYSCDNDFEKISAGLFYLLNQFFGPSGLFKNNAKSNPYIVNYIMIWLSYMLNLKENVSNNSLKYFYNTDIQNNQKYTNSIAGFTEYNNYKELLDDKKIVNIDINNMSKFYDAFKSLCTMYYEFNGDNKKCKKYLDDDSVDNEFVKNYKKLKGDSSISENSSYKQILSTLLTDYDNFKNLCKEAKSSNISSPSEVATEISPLSSGNTSSSSSIGNKLFTVLSIFGAIAFLLGISYKYSLFGFRKRFQKQKLREKVKNIKKRINR from the exons atgaataaacaagtg tgtggaAAATTTATGAATGTATGGGAGTTTTTCCCCGATAAATTGAATGAAggaaaatatgaatttataaataacaatttCTTAGATGGTTATTGTGTTAGTTATAGTTGTGATAATGATTTCGAAAAAATTAGTGCTggattattttatttgcttAATCAATTCTTTGGGCCTTCTGGTTTGTTTAAGAATAATGCAAAAAGTAACCCCTATATTGTTAAttacattatgatatggttaagttatatgttaaacctaaagGAAAATGTATCAAACAACAgtctaaaatatttttataatacagatatacaaaataatcaAAAGTATACAAATTCTATAGCGGGTTTTACGgagtataataattataaggaACTTTTAGacgataaaaaaattgtgaatattgatattaataatatgtctaaattttatgatgcatttaaatcattatgcaCCATGTATTATGAATTTAATggagataataaaaaatgcaagAAATATTTGGATGATGATAGTGTTGATAatgaatttgttaaaaattataaaaaacttaAGGGAGATTCTAGTATTAGTGAAAACAGTtcatataaacaaatattgtctacattattaactgattatgataattttaaaaatttatgtaaagAAGCTAAATCTAGTAATATTTCATCTCCTTCAGAGGTAGCAACAGAGATTTCTCCACTATCATCTGGAAatacatcatcaagttcgtcgataggaaacaaattatttacagttttatcgatatttggtgcaatagcatttcttttaggaatttcttataag tattcgttatttggatttcggaaacgatttcaaaaacaaaaattaagagaaaaagtaaaaaatataaagaagagaatcaatcgttaa
- a CDS encoding PIR protein — protein MDKTLCEKFDELKKSLPDELKNHALVDFNKNENIKYYCSNGESGKTDCETDLDQIKAGCLWLFEQLFLENKKNISTVEYIIIWLSYKLNQKTYDEIKNLNDFYEAHIKNNTHYINCKQGGVNCSDSLKKNIGYKNYKEIINGRKGLLNTNFEYMSKFYDAFKPLCNVYTELGGRNTISEKSLENAKNFVEKYKELNEDSIISGDSSYKQVLSTLLNDYNNLTIFCDSNGIDCNKILSLIPTETEESDMLSSEEICYVTPPSLSIVKKLILALLIFSVISIFFGIFFKCSLFVLRKRAQKQYLREKLKK, from the exons ATGGATAAAACCCTG TGTGAAAAGTTTGATGAGTTAAAAAAAAGCTTACccgatgaattaaaaaacCATGCATTAGTcgattttaataaaaatgaaaatattaagtATTACTGCTCTAATGGAGAATCAGGGAAAACAGACTGTGAGACAGATCTCGATCAAATTAAGGCTGGATGTTTATGGTTGTTTGAGCAATTGTttttggaaaataaaaaaaatatcagtacagttgaatacattatcatatggttaagttataaactaaATCAAAAGACGTATGACGAAATCAAGAAtctaaatgatttttatgaAGCGCACATAAAGAATAATACGCATTATATTAATTGTAAACAAGGTGGTGTAAATTGTAGtgattcattaaaaaaaaatataggttataaaaattataaggaaATCATAAATGGAAGAAAGGGATTGTTGAATACTAATTTTGAGtatatgtctaaattttatgatgcatttaaaccATTATGTAACGTGTATACTGAACTTGGTGGAAGAAACACAATATCTGAGAAATCTTTAGAAAATGCTAAAAAttttgttgaaaaatataaagaacttAATGAAGATTCTATAATTAGTGGAGACAGTTCATATAAACAAgtattgtctacattattaaatgattataataatttaacaattttttgtGATAGTAATGGCATTGATTGTAACAAAATTCTATCCCTTATCCCGACAGAAACAGAAGAAAGTGATATGCTAAGTTCTGAAGAGATTTGTTATGTTACACCACCAAGTTTGTCgatagtaaaaaaattaattctagctttattaatattcagTGTAATATCAATCTTTTttggaattttttttaag tgtTCGTTATTTGTATTACGGAAAAGAgctcaaaaacaatatttaagagaaaagctaaaaaaataa
- a CDS encoding PIR protein, which yields MDYQLCGRFDKLRNYLPDDLSKPKNDDIHSLGSIKDYCSNVESEGTGCKTDLDKINGGCLWLLEQNIINNIDSLSKDQFKIIIIYIMIWLSYMVNLKKDDEITNLNDFYTKYIETNTHYNNCKKRKNNYYDDCSSSLKDKMGYNNFKDFIEKNEYLKNIGINMSNFYAAFKSLCNMYTELDANETKCKKCLENAKEFVKKYDELNKNPNITKDSPYYQVLSTLSNDYDNFKNYCTENKVDCSDIPSISPINTKENSVQRSAHNHVQNSGVTSSNSSVTNKLVPVLSIIIIAIPIFFGIFYKYSLFGFRKRFQKQKLREKLKK from the exons ATGGATTATCAGCtg tgtggaAGGTTTGATAAATTGAGAAACTATTTACCCGATGACTTAAGCAAAcctaaaaatgatgatattcATAGTTTAGGGAGTATTAAAGATTATTGCTCTAATGTAGAATCAGAGGGAACAGGATGTAAGACTGATctcgataaaataaatggtgGATGTCTATGGTTGCTCGagcaaaatattattaataatattgacAGTTTAAGTAAGGatcaatttaaaattattattatatacattatgatatggttaagttatatggtAAACCTAAAGAAAGATGATGAAATCACCAATCTAAacgatttttatactaaatatatagaaactAATACgcattataataattgtaaaaaaagaaaaaataattattatgatgATTGTAGTAGTTcattaaaagataaaatgggatataataattttaaggaTTTCATAGAAAAAAACGAATATTTGAAGAATATTGGTATTAATATGTCTAATTTTTATGctgcatttaaatcattatgtaataTGTACACTGAACTTGATGCAAACGAGACCAAATGTAAGAAATGTTTAGAAAATGCTAaagaatttgttaaaaaatatgatgaactTAACAAAAATCCTAATATTACTAAAGATAGTCCCTATTATCAAgtattgtctacattatcaaatgattatgataattttaaaaattactGTACTGAAAATAAAGTTGATTGTAGCGATATTCCATCCATTTCACCGATAAATACAAAAGAAAATAGTGTACAACGTTCTGCACATAATCATGTACAGAATTCTGGAGTTACATCATCAAATTCGTCGGTAACAAACAAATTAGttccagttttatcgataatTATTATTGCAATACCAATATTCTTtggaattttttataag tattcgttatttggatttcggaaacgatttcaaaaacaaaaattaagagaaaagctaaaaaaataa
- a CDS encoding PIR protein translates to MDYRLCARFDKLRSYLPDELNISTSNDIHSLGNAKNYCPNRDSGETECKTDLDKINAGCLWLFEQNIVNRISTLSKDHSKVFIVYVMIWLDHMLNLKKNEKIKNLNDFYEGHIKNNTHYTKCNKKNNNNYEDCSNKLNDKTGYNNFKEFIEKNEYLMNIGINDMSKFYDAFKPLCNMYTELNANDASDKRYLKNAKEFVKKYDELNNPNNTKDSAYYQVLSTLSSDYNNFKKYCDDNNVDCNDIPLLPEIKTTNNPVQDSGQKIEATSSSSSITNKLIPVLSIIVAIPIFLGIFYKYSLFGFRKRSQKQHLREKLTK, encoded by the exons atgGATTATCGCCtg tgtgcAAGGTTTGATAAATTGAGAAGCTATTTACCCGATGAATTAAACATATCTACAAGTAATGATATTCATAGTTTAGGGAATGCTAAGAATTATTGCCCTAATAGAGATTCAGGGGAAACAGAATGTAAGACTGATCTCGATAAGATaaatgctggatgtttatggCTATTCGAGCAAAATATTGTTAATAGGATTAGTACTTTAAGTAAAGATCACTCTAAAGTGTTTATTGTATACGTCATGATATGGTTAGATcatatgttaaacctaaagaaaaatgaaaaaataaaaaacctaaatgatttttatgaAGGACATATAAAGAATAATACGCATTATACTAagtgtaataaaaaaaataataataattatgaagattgtagtaataaattaaatgataaaacgggatataataattttaaggaGTTCATAGAAAAAAACGAGTATTTGATGAATATTGGTATTAATgatatgtctaaattttatgatgcatttaagccattatgtaacatgtataCTGAACTTAATGCAAACGACGCATCAGATAAgagatatttaaaaaatgctaaagaatttgttaaaaaatatgatgaactTAACAATCCTAATAATACTAAAGATAGCGCCTATTATCAAGTGttgtctacattatcaagtgattataataattttaaaaaatattgtgaTGATAATAACGTTGATTGTAACGATATACCACTCCTTCCAGAGATAAAAACAACAAACAATCCTGTACAAGATTCTGGACAAAAAATTGAAGctacatcatcaagttcgtcgataacaaacaaattaattccagttttatcgataatTGTTGCAATACCAATATTCTTgggaattttttataag tattcgttatttggatttcggaaacggtctcaaaaacaacatttaagagaaaagctaacaaaataa
- a CDS encoding PIR protein: MNVEVCKRFKNVWEDFPDKLDGDEKYQFNDDNFFKEYCNNKCSSYIDKINVGFLYLFDGFFKNSSVFESVAKSNINIVEYIMIWLSYMFNLKKNNSISNLNYFYCDYIDNSKYKNSIEVGAYNSYDDLINKKNYLMKMNIKDISKFYDPFKLLCEMYNEFDENKKDCTTCSEKASQFVEKYEKLYNDYNSNEESSYKEILCTLSTDYDNFKKYCDDAQCCKSSPLPTIDKTKIPAKCSEQISEQRSEVTSSSSSIASKLILVLSIFGAIAIFFGISYKYSLFGFRKRSQKQHLREKLKK; encoded by the exons atgaatgtcgaagtg tgtaaaaGGTTCAAGAATGTATGGGAGGATTTTCCCGATAAATTAGACGGTGATGAAAAATACCAatttaatgatgataattttttcaaaGAGTATTGTAATAATAAGTGTTCTAGTTATatcgataaaataaatgttggatttttatatttgtttgatgGATTCTTTAAGAATTCTTCTGTGTTTGAGTCTGTTGCAAAAAGTAacatcaatattgttgaatacattatgatatggttaagttatatgtttaACCTAAAGAAAAATAACAGCATTAGCAatctaaattatttttattgtgattatatagataattctaagtataaaaattctatagAAGTTGGTGCTTATAATAGTTATGATgatcttataaataaaaaaaattatttgatgaaaatgaatattaaagatatatctaaattttatgatccATTTAAGTTATTATGTGAAATGTATAAtgaatttgatgaaaataagaAAGATTGCACAACATGTTCGGAAAAAGCTAGTcaatttgttgaaaaatatgaaaaacttTACAATGATTATAATAGCAATGAAGAAAGTtcatataaagaaatattgTGTACTTTATCAAccgattatgataattttaaaaagtatTGTGATGATGCTCAGTGTTGCAAATCTTCACCCCTTCCAACGATAGACAAAACAAAAATTCCTGCAAAATGTTCTGAACAAATTTCTGAACAAAGATCTGAAgttacatcatcaagttcgtcgatagcaagcaaattaattcttgttttatcgatatttggtgcaatagcaattttttttggaatttcttataag tattcgttatttggatttcggaaacgatctcaaaaacaacatttaagagaaaagctaaaaaaataa